DNA from Thermococcus sp.:
GAACCCTCTGCCCCGGCTTTATTCGGGATGTAAGTCTCTCATAGACCCCCTCAAGCCTTCCCAGAGTGAGGATTCCAATCCCCCTGTCGTATCTGTCGGGGGAGGACTCAAGTATCCTCATGAGGACATATGATGGCATCCGAACTCCCTGTATGAAAATCCGCTCATCCTGTATTTTAAACTTCCTCCGGCTTTTTTGGAAGCCCAAGATACCTCGGGGTTCTCTCCTTATACCTCCTGTACTCCCCCCAAACACGCGCTCAAGGTATGGCTCCTCAAGCTTAACCACGTATTTATGGAACCCGATGGCAAACGCCGCCGTGAGCAGAAGCGCGAGGAGAGCGGCCCGCGAGCGATATCCCCAGGAAAATTAACAACAGCCCAAGGTTCTGGGGATTCCTGCTGTAGCGGTATATGCCGGTGTGACGAGCCTCGATGTGTCCCGTCAGGACACCCTCTTAAATGAACGTAACTCCCGTATGCCGGGGAGCATTGTGATGAGCCCCACAGCGGCAACCACAAGACCGCCAGCCAGGGCAGCCGCTGCGTTAATGGGCACCGTCCAGAGCCCCCCCTAAAGAGGCCCACGCTATCAGA
Protein-coding regions in this window:
- a CDS encoding methyltransferase — protein: MTGHIEARHTGIYRYSRNPQNLGLLLIFLGISLAGRSPRASAHGGVCHRVP